DNA from Choristoneura fumiferana chromosome 6, NRCan_CFum_1, whole genome shotgun sequence:
gcaaaattttcttccgccccgggccGCTGatcccacgctacgccactgtgtTCGAACtacaattttctaattttaattattactaatcttattacctttgacgatttcaatacaaattcttataactgacatttatgtaaattataatgtaatgatgtattgaatgaataaataaactaaactattttttaaagtatacttACACGACTCTTGCGTTCAAAGTACGTTCCTGCGTGAGTTCTGCGAGCACGCCCTTGGCTGCCGCCCACTGCTTGGAGTTCTGTGAGCGCGGCTCTACCCCCGCTAATCGGCAGCGCACCGCCTGCGCCGGCAGCGAGAGAAAGCGCGGCTCCAACTCGCGGACCGCATTCTCTTTCACCCACACCTCGTTGCCGTAATCCACGTAGATAACCTGCCCAGGGAATTAATTGTTTGTAGTAGCCTAGCTAGGTAACCCAAATTTAGAAACCTTACTTCTATTTGTTGTAGATAACCCATTCAGTGCTGGACCCATATAATGCGGAAGACGTCGATGGGAGTCTAATTTCTAATGAAGATTTCATGGTATATTCTGAACAGAATGTAGTGTGGTAAATTTATAAGCCTACATTTCAATTTTAGACTGTCGAACTTTTAGATGCTGTTGTCGGTTTTAGGAAagattatgagtgaaaatcacgaaagtttaaacgTTACCTCAACATTTTGGTCCGCTGGCGTACAGGTCAGGACTCTAGCGCGGTACCATTGGTCATCCGGCGGGTACAGCGCCGCCACTAACTCGCCGGGCGCCGGAGCTATCTGTTCAAGCAATGACACATTGGAACAAGTAACAGGTAACGCACAACAGTAACGCACGTAACGCACAAGTTTGCTTTATCCAGCACTAAGAATAAAGTCAGCTACAACGCTCCAATACAACGAATGTGTCGTCTACTCATACAGGAATAGGATGttgatatttttacataaagatattgcattttttttcaaccAAATAGATGTACGCGCCTTTGTATTGTACGTTTTTAAATGTCACATTTTGTATTATATACTATGGATGGCCCACCATCCGTTTAAAAACTAACGGTAttgatattttttgattttttttgtcccatattataattttatttatatacacaaatgtgatgaaaaacattgtatatgACATGGGCGATACTAATGTGGTGATGAACTTACGTCAAGTTTCTTGTACGCCATGCGCGTGGCGGGACTGTTCATGTCCCGAACGAGCGCTTCAAGCGTGGTCGGCGGAAGCACTATGCCAAATGTCGGCATGTCACCTATAAAAATATGTTGAAGTTATGGCGAAGAAAACGAAAAGCATAAACGGTCTGGCAGTGGAATTAAAAATTCCGATATTTCACAAAAATGCCCGTGGGGATTCCCAACAATTACCCTAGAAGCCTAGTGGTTGGAGCTATGGCCTCACAAGCAGAGGGTCTTCTCCTCGCGCCtgtaagtttttcgaaatctaTGTGCAaacctacatttgaaatttacaatagGCATTACCAcataatagataatagtacaagtacagaaggttctctcttttgatgttgacgaaagccgtcattttatatgcctacgtaatttttattagcaaaatcaccgcgcaccaccaagcaacattgaactctagtgctgcgcgcgaaggtcgttattattcagcaccaacgCTTTGGTTTAGAATAGGGTTGCAaagtagacatgggtaatctcaactcccgcgaagtgatctgactcactagatccagctccggtgtcggtaccgaatccgcttattgaatccgactcctttattgactccggttctttcgagcgattattaatttatctatggccgatgcggcccggctcggttcggtattGGTTCGGTAGGTATCAAGGTCaaggtactgaactgaagtaccgattcgtttcgtccttttaatgttgaaaaattctaaattgtgtattttttaatgaactatGAGCTACTTAAGAACCTACTAGTTTTCTGTTTGACTATTTGAAGcttgaaaacagtgttaaatatgcgtcgcccgctccggtcatattatattgtgttttaattctatctcatttctttccaatataaccgagcGAGAAGTCCGTCCGAGTACCGACGtaggtaccggctcactcagcgcccgaccaaacgtaataagattcgatccgatccgatccgagccgagagtgaaagcggagcgagtgagtgtgacggcgatcacgagccgctcgatccggccggacttggtcggagttagtaactccggagtcgataagatttgaaaggagtcattaagggattcggatccgcttgaggatctgactcttttgaatcttcagatccggatttacccatctctattgcaaagcaataaaaaaataatactcaaaGATAATTTaagagtattattatttatattacgaTTACTTACGACCACCCAACTACATAATATTGCCCTGTCCAGTtcatatacaaaatatattattatatatattatgtttgaatgtaaacttatttttgtaaatGATTTTATCTAGATTTATTATTGCATTGTTATCGTATCTAAGtttacacaccaaatttcagctcaatcggataccGGAAAGTGGCtccaatttaacttgcaagatttgattaggAACAGGCAGCTAACTGAATAAAAACTTGTGAAAAAAGCCAGCtacaatgaaatattttttgcattcgTCGTGATCCAATTTCACAAAAATCACACAAGTACGTAGCGTTacgcggcgcgactagttcgagTGAGAGACTGCgagtgtgcgtgcgtgcggcgTGGAGTGTTTTGGtacttacagaatcgcacctatGTCGCAGAGTGCGACGTGCCTGGCATTACGGCGAAGGGGAACATTCGTCACTTAACCTTTACACGCtagcgaagaaattcaattgtgtgtttGAAGtttccgcgtgggaactgcggctcAAGCGCTCATGTTTTGAGAGGCCTGCGCCCTGcgctgtgggacgtataaaggccaagatgatgatgatgatcctactaatattttaaatgcgaaagcttgtatgtgtgcgtgtttgtcactccttcacgcttaaacggctggacggatttggtaTGTCGATAGCTGGAAATCTGGAAtagcacataggctactttttatcctaatattcccaggggatagggataaaatctcgaaataaccgctgggcttataaagagtcatgaaatttggcacgattGTTTATAACAACGTCAATAAAACAACGATGAAATTTTTGGGCTCCACGAGAACTAAGTAAaataccggaatttcaattcaaccgcTGGATCTtataatttacgcgtgcgaagccgcgggtaaacattagTTAATAATATCAAAAGGGTTGCTGGTGGTCTCATGTGTAGTGTACCTTTGGGCTGGTCCTGAACGAACTGAACGAACACGCGGTCGAAGTGGCAGACGCAGGTAACGTGCACGCTCAGCCACGTGCCCGGCACCGGCAGCGGCAGCGACCGCACCACCGCCGGCACCGGCACGCGGTCCAATGTCCAGCCGTCTAGGAAATAAGGTAAATATTCATCTTTTTGCGGAATTTTCTTTCGTCATTACCGTTTCGACAAGTACCTTGAGAATGAGACTGTTATTAAACAAATATGTCAGCTTGCAAAATTAAACTATGCCTTAAACTGCTTTCAGTGTCATTTTGAGAGAtaacaaattttgtttaatgacGTCTCATTCTCAAGGTGCGTATTGTTAAAGGGGATGATGCTCAGggttacatttttatgaaaactaaagacaacaCAATACCGATCTAGCGTGATCAAAAATCTAGCGacttgtccttccgttgtgctaataaaagCGAGATGGTAATGAcgaaggagcggaatttctcatagcaaaaatcaaacagttatcgatgttatcgaatcgACTCTTCGCTTGCTATCGCCTtgtaacattattctgtaacattttacctctttgataagcgacttgcatctccatattaaaatgACATTTATGTCGCTTGGGTTTTTCTAAGTCATTcccgtgttattaaaatggttaatcctAAAAGAAAAATGATTGACAAATGGATAAAAAACCTCCCTTACAtatttacaatgaagattcTTCAACGATATACTACGAGTACTCTAAATGTTAAGTTAATTTAAAGCAGCTCAAGctctttatatattttaattgtaactactCGTAACTTAAAAagtgttatttaaaaatacctcccttttttttgttttattaaatgctgaaatatttatcgatagtcgataaaacttatgttcaattcctttgacgtttgatttttgctatgagaaattccgctccttggtaatgacgtttaacgGAGCGGTCAGAACGCTCGGATATTCATCCAACTATGCATCACATTTTTGGTACACTTTCATGACTGCTCTCTTAAGGCGCTGATAAACTTAAGCATACActtgtaatgagcattctaCCGAGCATTCGTCCGACATCATCgtcaataataatttttttgatGAGCATTTTCTAGAGTTCTCTAGAATAATCGTGTAAATGTTAACAGCAATGTTTGGCTTTATGCTTCGCTCTGCTCGTTGTTCAATTcgacagatttaaaaacaatgaaTGCTACGACACCTACCTTTCGTAGGTGTAACCTACTTGTAACAGAACATTGAgcattatacagggtgtcccagaagtaccacgtcacagtgacaccagaggtaggccagctcaagaggaacctaaccaacctaacatgaccccagtaaaagttgcacggttttcgagttattaccgaaataaagatttttggggatactcccctttgtcttgacatttttagtaccagcatcgacttggaaagctcttaataacagttttttatgtgtatcgaatcgtgaatagttacttcagaagtgcagtgtgttattttgtcagtaactaccgcaaaatgctgaaaaaaactttattaatcttgatttaagttgtctcaaaaataagaatttcaactttaaccatctgccatgaaaaaaattactagaaacgaaacaaacaaataacgccaataaattagacatgttatgcagattcagaaatggtatgacacatgtatcttactgaaataacattaggcattcttatcactttgctgatgccgcaagccgtcactgttaagtaaaaacatgttacattacctactaatttattgaatcaggcgttactttgccgaggttcatattaatgaactgaaacaatcatctactttgctcacccgcgaccttatgatagctacgtttatactagaaatgtgtgttcattcagttcctcctcctccacactgcaaaaatacagggtagttcgaaggactcgcgctgctagcagacttgacaccccacacttcagtctactcgtgaccacggccactgtaatgttgccgaaacgtcgaggtaaatattactcgtgtgtgtacGAGTAAGCGTGGTAAGTCCCgtagtcccgttggtggtattatgaatattaatgaaagtttaaaacgttaggtaatattatttggttaacgctgtaatctggacatctttaaggtcaaagtgaacagacaccttctagacaaacgtgtaccatcttaggcctcatcttcgccttccatcaagcgagattgaggccaaacgtaagcctattaaaaatattctaaaacccaatttatttcaatgaaatattgtgGACTGAAGAATCGGCTTGCAAAAGGGATGGATATTTCAATTTACACAAGCTGGCAGACAGAAAACCAACACATACACATGAAGAACGAGAAGATCGGTCCCaataccaattcaaaattaatttgtggactggaattcttaatggacaaattgtgggaccggtcgagttgcctcctatttttaatggtagaaactatttacagtttttgcaaAACGACCTGCCTGGTTTATTAGAAGATGAGAGAGTCCATGGGAGACAATTTGAACATTTATTGTGAActaaatttattccaataaatgaatgaaagataaatctgtttttaaccacccacgcaaaaataagggtgttataagtttgaccgctatgtctgtctgtctgtctgtggtaccgtagctcttaaacgcgtaaaccgatttgaatgcgtttttttattatttgaaagcaggttttctagcgatggttctaagacatactctatcaaaatcgtttcagccgcttttgaaatattgaactttgaagtgacaaagttggggattttccaactttttttggttaggttatatccggTTCTTTAGGATCCGGTCCTAGTCTTGAAAAGGGAgacaaatattaatttttaaccttcgtgcatttggcaaaataattgtatcagataatagatgagctatcgctatacacagcatttttgtaccacttagcagggactgctttcggagttccagttttaagttggttcgatagggcttcgctaaagtgataagaatgtctGATGTTCTTggagtaagatacatgtgtcataccattaCTGAATCCgcataacatgtctaatttatttacgatatttgtttgtttcgtttctagtaatttttttcatggcagatggttaaagttgaaattcatgtttttgagacaacttaaatcaagattaattaagtttttttcagcattttacggtagttactgacaaaataacacactacacttctgaagtaactattcacgatttgatacacataaaaaactgttattaaaagctttccatgtcgatgctggtactaaaaatgtcaagacaaaggggagtatccccaaaaatctttatttcggtaataactcgaaaaccgtgcaacttttactggggtcatgttaggttggttaggttcctcttgagctggcctacctctggtgtcactgtgacgtggtacttctgggacaccctgtatgaGTCTGTCTTATTCCAAAACCGGACTTAGCGCGAACTAATGAACTAAATAATAACCGCATTTGAATACAAAAACTGAATCAATGTGCACGATGGCATTCCAATACACTAGTTTACTAGTCTTAGCAGAtgtgatttgtttttttattactagttATAAAAAGTCAATATATGCAAATATTAACCATCTGTATAACACGTAGCATTAGCCACCAACATTCGTAGGAAAGTAAGTTTTTGAAgaaaaccgagtttagctaaagaattttgaaattaacaATCGAACTTTAGTATGATTGGGCATTTTAATTGTaagtgtattttttctttaaaaattagGCAATTATGGGTTCTTCTTCACGAGAACTATTAATTCTGAAGAAGAAAAAATAGTTTCCAGTTTGTAACgattcatataaatataaattgtatgaaaaaagacataaaattaaaaaaataaaatagggaCACTGTCATCGTCTAAATCAATAGtgctaatctaatacctttaaaagaGCAAATCTTGTATATATgcatatataatataatcagaatctcgaaaacggctccgaCGATTTCgagaaaatttggtatgtgcgggtttttggggatgacaaattgatctagcttggtcttttctctgggaaaacgcttattatcgcgttttagcccgagcacagctcgatcgcccaggtactgaaTCTGAGTAAGACGAATCCAAACTTGCCTAATactgaaaaaaaagtaaagggtGAGTacacttaaaatgaaaatgccCAAATTTTTCTTTAGAGAAACATCTTGAAGCTCAAAAATAGATCGTCCTCCTTGTTTTGAAGAAGACGTTTAAAATAGTATAAAAGCATACCAGGGTGATGTAGAACGTGCCGTTTCTTGCACCGTGCGCCCTTGAAGCAACTCTTCTCTGGCCCGCCTTTGTAGTGCTTGCAGATGTCCATATCGTCACGGTTGCTGTAACCCTGTCATAACATTGATTCTCAATTTTTCAGCACACTTGCTCGTGAACAATGTCCTAACATGCAGGCTTAtctggttcatcatcatcagccggaagacgtcccctgctgaataaaggcctcctttgaacgccacaatgaatgacaactcgccacttgcatacaccggttgcccgcaactctcacgatgttctcagtccacctagtgggaggcctgccaacacttcgtcttccggttcatcgtcatcatcccagcctatagaatatacgtcccactgctgggcaccagGCTTCcggttgcaaccccctaaataaaaaCCAAGGACCTTTTTTTGCGTATTATACCTAAAGGCGTAATGAGTTTGATGTAGTATGTACTAATGGGCGTGCATCGTGGGGGGTGGCGGCGGCTGCTGGTGTTGCCCCCGAGCTGCGCCAATGGTATCGGTACggcatatatttttgtaatagtaatatttttgttttacatagaattttatatatttactcacaaatgtgataaaaaacattgtaaatctTCAACTTCggacttctaatagactctcgttcgtaattccttatttaccgcccttaagacacatgTACTAATCGCACTGAATTTCTTCACTGGAACCTTCTTAAACCACTCACCGTGACAGCTTGCACGGGGTCCTCAAACTCCGGGCCCATTTCCATACCGTTGTCGCTCTCAGCACGGACCAGTTCCGGAGGACCCTCACGAGAGGCAGTTTCAGAAGCGGGGGCGCACGATGCCTCCAGCGAAGCTTCGGGCTCAGGCCTGTCGACTGAAACAGATTGATTAATacacagtgtttttttatttctgttatcTTCGGCAGACGACACCGTTCATTGTcatgaactacctgataattaacttttttgtcaaattaaaaaaaaaaaaattgtattttttatttcaactacttttacgggtatgtatcccgtgaaaccatatcgaaaatacaaactgagacatggatgcacagaaaaaccagaaaaagagaccagcactgggaatcgaacccaggtactcagcaatccgtgctgcgtgctataacccctacagcACTGCTGGACAGTAGGAAATTTCCACtaatgctacttaagcagcagcactagcgacatccatgtttcgtcgacagacagacagagggtgagcggttagttccgaaagagtgtgacgtctgtcgacgaaacatagatgtcgctagtgctgctcgACCTAGGTACGATTCTACAAGCATCAAAACCGGCCCAGGCGGTCCGGGCCTAACTCAGAAGGGTTATTGCGCTCCGCCCGGAACGCACGTTCAACCGCAGTCTctcgaactagtcgcgccgcgtaacgttacgtagtatgtatgtaaactctttattgtacaaaaaaaaaatagtagttcTGCGATTTTTGTGAAATTGGTTCACGATGaaagcaaaaatttgaaaatgatttatttatatttttaaaagattgtacagtcaactaaaatTAGGTTCTAGATGGATGTAGAACCTATTCACAGTAAAAGTCGCCATAAGTTTTTATAAGTAATCCATACtattatataaatgcgaaagtgtgtttgtgtgtatgcttgtccgtctttcacgtcgaaacggagcgacggatcgacgtgatttttggcatagagatagtttatgggacagagagtgacataggctactttttatcccggaaaaatacacagttcccgagggaacagcgcgcgataaacgaattccacgcgggcaaagccgcgagCCAAAGTACATTCAAATTTACTTAATGATGTAATGTTATTGACGCTTGCTGGGCGTCTCCGGTGAGCTATATAGCCATCTGAGTCCAAACATatgttaaaaagaaaatacttacTTGCCAACGCTAGCCCCTCTTGCACCAGGCGTTCGTTGATCGTAGTCGTCTCATCCATGAACACATATATGCCCAATGACTCCGAGGCGCTGGAAAAAGTTCAAAAggaaaatatttgaataattcagGTGTTACTTCAGAGTAAAAAAATAGATGATTGATATGGACTCATCTTTTTACCTAGTTTTACGCAAGTGTTTTTGTTCTGAAAATGAACTCGTGGATAGTTCGAAACGTGTTAGCATTTCGTGTTGTTTGTAATGGTTGCATGAAATCATGTCACACTCACACGGTTGAAGCTTTCGTGTTGATGTTCATAGAAAATGATTGACATTGCATGGCGATCATAGTAACCGTTATACGGAATATCATTCAACTGATTTACGCTCGTGAAGCGGGTCAAAactagtataaaataataagcaTCCCCTTTGTTGACAGTGACCATACAtattcttaaatattgaaaatagtttttttttcccaCGATTAGATAAGTACAATTGTTAGTGCCAACTGAAAGAACTTACTTATCATCGACTCTGATCGAGTACTTTTTCCCAAGGAACTGCTGCATAAATTCTCTTTGTTTCTCCATTAGATCTTTGTCGTCAAACGAAATGAGGTCCACctgaaaaataatgttaatttacTACGACGTAACCAAAGCCGGATTAAATCTTACGAGTAAATTGACAAAACTGAAAGTAGTTCATGATTCAATCAAACTTCGTCATTACCGTATAcaaaatgtgtatttattttagcgcacactgccaatttaagggttgaCCGGTGTGGGGCCTGTAGCATTACGGAAAATAATGACGGCCgggttattattataatctgtCTATTTGCAGCCACATTATACTTAGACTTCTAAGATTAGTTCCATAAAAACACTAACATCGGCTAGATGGCAGCAGCGGGCCTGTGGCGGGGTTGTGCAGAACTGGGGCACCATTGGCTGGATCTGCGCTGGATCCGCCAATCGGATCTCTCCGGTGTCTACCAGGAACACTTCTGCTTGTTGTGCCTCATCctgatgtaataaaaaaaatggtctgcttacaaaaatacttagtttaagaatggtaataaaataacacgTCTTTATGAGACCGTGGTTATAACTTTTAGTCAAAGTACACTCTAAGGATCTTCCCACACCGATCGACGAAGCATCGGCTAAAGCCGATCAAAAAACGCTTTATCTCCTCGCTATAAGGGCGAAAAAGACGTCAATCCACTCGGCCCACGCGAATCAACGTGTCTCGACGGCAAAATAGATAGATTTGGAGAAAcgctaacccccttattcataaaacttaacaagcctatgttaactaacaaatgctttgtccctttctaacaaatacaaatgtcgaagtgacagataaggacaaacgaattttagcggcattttaactaaaataggtttgattgtcgtttatgaataagggggtaagacttTCACAAGCCAAGGTCAATACATTTAACACGTTCGcccccagtgacacaacgtctgtgactttttagttcttactcctatgccaatGACACGTATCTGTGACTGATATGCGCTATGCCTAGCGTAAGAACTTGGATCATcacattcggctccggcaacgttccgctaagcccttacgctatgccagcTTAGGAGGTACGAGttattttgacacgacatgcgtgacactggcataggagtaagaactaaaaagtcacagacgttttgacactggcaccggaatgtattacgtccgtga
Protein-coding regions in this window:
- the LOC141428916 gene encoding uncharacterized protein translates to MSFVDLATLALHRRNEMEIRISTFAAKCDQAINEIRKLKSKARTFVEQLNCDPSELKERFLACMNQLDEYIYVMTDFNLSIAKLEEHGSIDMAPVQDRSYVAYPILTPTNLMDVLSEPTPSTSSACQNMCPLDRPRRRRIPKNEQVLIAFSSSSCSAESVPETRNSVEKEVQCVAQELEDLTVKDPSDEAEIMTLPAQSMLQVDHVYEATIISIDGPTIWILTDDTNLVARFWLQITDYYKEHRVEMTLKEIENFTLCVYDDGDCCYRALFTKLTEDEAQQAEVFLVDTGEIRLADPAQIQPMVPQFCTTPPQARCCHLADVDLISFDDKDLMEKQREFMQQFLGKKYSIRVDDNASESLGIYVFMDETTTINERLVQEGLALAIDRPEPEASLEASCAPASETASREGPPELVRAESDNGMEMGPEFEDPVQAVTGYSNRDDMDICKHYKGGPEKSCFKGARCKKRHVLHHPDGWTLDRVPVPAVVRSLPLPVPGTWLSVHVTCVCHFDRVFVQFVQDQPKGDMPTFGIVLPPTTLEALVRDMNSPATRMAYKKLDIAPAPGELVAALYPPDDQWYRARVLTCTPADQNVEVIYVDYGNEVWVKENAVRELEPRFLSLPAQAVRCRLAGVEPRSQNSKQWAAAKGVLAELTQERTLNARVVDRDHDELTIEIFDAQGYSIAERMEARGVIALKEIEVETDLDIKFKMVQA